Within the Saccharomonospora amisosensis genome, the region GGTGTCCCGGGGTGTGGCCGGGGGTGGGCACCGCGACGATTCCCTCCGCCGCCCCGCCGAACAGGCGGGTGCGGCCGTCGATCACCTGCAGTTGACCGGTGCGCCGCAACGGTTGCAACACTCGCGGCTCGATGACCTCGTCGCCGTTGTCCCGTAGCGCGGTGATCTCGACCCGCTGTACCGCGTAGCGCGCGTTGCCGAACATGGGTACCCCGCTGGGGAGTACCGACCAGCCGAGGTGGTCACCGTGCAGGTGGGTGAGCACCACGAGGTCCACGTCGAGCGGGTCGATCCCCGCGGCGGCGAGCCGCCGCGGCAGGTTTCCCGGCACCGGCGCCCAACCGGAAGCGGGGCTGCCCTCGGGGCCCACCCCGGCATCGATCAGGGTCACCTGCCCACCCGGGCGGCGGACCGCGAAACAGCGAAAGTCCAGCAGCCACTCGCCGTCGGCGCCGAACGCCCCCGGATCGACCCGCCGGGCACGCCGCCAGTCGGCCTCCGTCGCGCCGAGCAGTACCTCCTCCCTCGGCCGGAAGAACGGCCCGGAGGCGTCCAGCAGTGCCACGACACCGAGCCTGCCCACAGAGCATGTCGTGGCACCGGCGACAACCGGTCGTCGTCGCAACCGCAACGTGGTCTCCTTCGGTGCGAGGGATGGGGGGTCGCTCCTTGCGGTCTCAGTCCGTTCGGTTGAACAGCGCGACACCCGCGACCACGATCGCGCCGGTGCAGGCAAGCGCGACCAGGACCTGCAGTGCGATCGGCACCTGCCACCCGGCCCAGGTGATCGACGGGTCGAAGGCGGCGAGTGCGGCCGGTGTGATGTCGATGTGGTCGAAGACCACCGCGCGCATGGGTTGCACGACATAGGTCAACGGGTTGATCTTGGTGAGGACGGCAAGCCAATCCGGCAGGTTGCTCATCGGGAACAGCGCGCCGGACAGGAACATCATCGGGGTGATGATGAGCTGGGTGGCGGGCATGGCCGCCTGCAACTGCTTGATACGTGCCGATATCAGCACCCCGAGTGCGGTGAGCATGAGCGAGCCGACGAAGAGCAGCGCCAGCAGTGTGAGCAGCAGCAGCGGGTCGTAGGGAACCCCGACGAGCCCGGCGAGTGCGAGCAGCACCACCGTCTGCAAGGTGGCGGTGGTGGCACCACCGAGACACTTGCCGAGGATGATCGCCGACTTGCTCACCGGTGCTACCAGCATCTCCCGCAGGAAGCCGAACTCGCGGTCCCACACCAGTGAGATGCCCGCGAAGGCCGCGCTGAACAGTACCGACATCGCGAGCACGCCGGGGAACAGGAAGGTTCGAAAGTCCAGCCCTCCGGTGTCGCGGACCACGCTGGACAGTCCCGTGCCCATCACGAACAGGAACAGCAGTGGTTGCAACAGTAGTGCGAACATCCGGGTCCGGTCGTGCCGGAAGCGGATCAGCTCCCTGCGCCACACCATCGCGGTGGCGCGCAGCTCGTGCGCGATTCCGCCGGGCGTTGCGGGCACCGGGTATCTTTCGTCGACTGTGTTCGGTGCTGTCATAGTGTGCTCCTGGGCATCAGCGCTTGGCCAGCATGCGCGCGAACGTGCTCGGGTCGCCCGCCTGCTCGGTGTCGGACATGGTGCGGCCGGTGTAGGCCATGAAGACGTCGTCGAGGCTGGGCCTGGTCACCGTCACCGTGTCGATGGCGACTCCGAGCGAGGAGAACAACCTCGGCACGAACTGCGCTCCCTCGCTCACCGAGAACGTCACCATGCCGTCGTGGATCGCCGCGTCGAGCTGGAACAGTTGTCGTAGCCGCTCGATGGCGAGCGTGTCGTTCTCGGTGCGGATGCGTACCCGGTCCTTACCCACGCTGCTCTTCAGCGCGTCGGGCGTGTCGGTGACGACGATCTCG harbors:
- a CDS encoding MBL fold metallo-hydrolase, with product MRLRRRPVVAGATTCSVGRLGVVALLDASGPFFRPREEVLLGATEADWRRARRVDPGAFGADGEWLLDFRCFAVRRPGGQVTLIDAGVGPEGSPASGWAPVPGNLPRRLAAAGIDPLDVDLVVLTHLHGDHLGWSVLPSGVPMFGNARYAVQRVEITALRDNGDEVIEPRVLQPLRRTGQLQVIDGRTRLFGGAAEGIVAVPTPGHTPGHQSVLVEAGRRRVVVTGDVAVHAVQLVNPDVAYHYESDPDTARRTRRTLLAQARRKRTLLATSHLTEPFVRGRLPRQGIASPR
- a CDS encoding ABC transporter permease; this translates as MTAPNTVDERYPVPATPGGIAHELRATAMVWRRELIRFRHDRTRMFALLLQPLLFLFVMGTGLSSVVRDTGGLDFRTFLFPGVLAMSVLFSAAFAGISLVWDREFGFLREMLVAPVSKSAIILGKCLGGATTATLQTVVLLALAGLVGVPYDPLLLLTLLALLFVGSLMLTALGVLISARIKQLQAAMPATQLIITPMMFLSGALFPMSNLPDWLAVLTKINPLTYVVQPMRAVVFDHIDITPAALAAFDPSITWAGWQVPIALQVLVALACTGAIVVAGVALFNRTD